From a region of the Eretmochelys imbricata isolate rEreImb1 chromosome 6, rEreImb1.hap1, whole genome shotgun sequence genome:
- the LOC144266785 gene encoding olfactory receptor 8U9-like: protein MEKGNHSEVTEFILSGLTDRPELLVPLFVVFLLIYGITLVGNGGMILLIMIDPQLQTPMYFFLSNLSFCDLCFSSIISPKMLLNFLAERRNISYTACAVQMYLFLAFADVGCLLLAVMAYDRYVAICNPLIYTVIMSGQLCKQLVAGVYAVGVVDSMIHTCFTFRLSFCSSNIINHFFCDVPPLLVLSCSDTRINEIVLFAFTCCIQVISFVTVLLSYIHIISTIMKIRSAQGRRKAFSTCTFHLIVVVLLFGTIIFVYLRPTSSYSMDTNKVASVFCMLVIPMLNPLIYSLRNTEVKDSLRRVMNKFLTNS, encoded by the coding sequence atggaaaagggaaatcactcggaagtgactgagttcattctctcaggactgactGATCGTCCGGAGCTACTGGTCCCCCTGTTTGTAgtgttcctactgatttatggtatcaccctggtggggaatggagggatgatcttgttaatcatGATTGATCCCCAACTCCagacccccatgtactttttcctcagtaatttgtccttctgtgacctctgctttTCCTCgataatttcccctaagatgctgctgaatttcttagcTGAGAGGAGAAACATTTCTTACACTGCCTGCGCTGTGCAAATGTATCTCTTTCTCGCTTTTGCAGATGTTGGTTGtctcttgctggctgtgatggcgtatgaccgttatgtggccatctgtaacccgctgATCTATACGGTCATTATGTCCGggcagctttgtaaacagctggtggctggggtgtacgctgtgggggtggtggattCAATGATACACACGTGTTTTACATttcggctgtcattctgcagctccaacatcatcaatcatttcttctgtgacgtcCCCCCACTGTTGGTgctctcctgttctgacacccgCATCAATGAGATTGTGCTGTTTGCTTTCACGTGCTGCATTCAAGTGATcagctttgtgactgtcctcctctcctacATCCATATCATCTCCACCATCATGAAGATCCGCTCTGCTCAGGGCCGACGCAAAGCCTTTtccacctgcactttccacttgaTCGTTGTGGTCCTGCTTTTTGGCACTATCATCTTTGTGTATttacgtcccacctccagctattccatggacacGAACAAAGTGGCCTCTGTGTTTTGCATGCttgtgatccccatgttgaaccccctcatctacagcctgaggaacacggAGGTGAAGGACTCCCTGAGGAGAGTAATGAATAAATTCCTAACCAATTCTTGA